Proteins encoded by one window of Chryseobacterium sp. POL2:
- a CDS encoding protein-L-isoaspartate(D-aspartate) O-methyltransferase: MRDSFVHRGKRRQLVEYLQRGLGIQDPLVLKAMNEVPRHLFIESIFEDFAYEDRAFPIAAGQTISHPSTVAEQSELLELIPGEKVLEIGTGCGYQTAVLMAMDAQVYTIERQKNLYDFSAKIFRDMLMRPKYQSFGDGFEGLPSFAPFDKIIVTCGAEQLPTELLKQLKIGGKMVIPLGKTEEQMLCRFTKVSEKEFEKEEFGIYKFVPMLQDKNH; this comes from the coding sequence ATGAGAGATTCTTTTGTACATCGCGGAAAACGTCGCCAGTTGGTAGAATACCTTCAGCGTGGTTTGGGCATTCAAGATCCTTTGGTTTTAAAAGCTATGAACGAGGTGCCTCGCCATCTCTTTATAGAAAGTATTTTTGAAGATTTTGCATACGAAGATCGCGCTTTTCCTATTGCCGCAGGACAGACGATTTCTCATCCTTCCACCGTTGCCGAACAATCCGAGTTGTTAGAATTGATCCCAGGAGAAAAAGTTTTGGAAATCGGAACTGGCTGTGGCTACCAAACCGCTGTTCTGATGGCAATGGACGCGCAAGTATATACGATAGAACGTCAAAAAAATCTATACGACTTTTCGGCTAAAATTTTTCGGGATATGTTGATGCGTCCGAAATATCAAAGTTTTGGAGATGGTTTCGAAGGTTTGCCAAGTTTTGCGCCTTTTGACAAAATTATTGTGACTTGCGGAGCCGAGCAGTTGCCAACCGAACTTTTGAAACAACTGAAAATAGGTGGTAAAATGGTAATTCCGTTAGGGAAAACCGAAGAACAGATGTTATGCCGATTTACCAAAGTTTCTGAAAAAGAATTTGAAAAAGAAGAATTCGGAATTTATAAATTCGTACCTATGTTACAGGACAAAAATCATTAA
- a CDS encoding Gfo/Idh/MocA family oxidoreductase — translation MQLVKTALLAYGGSGKLFHAPFLNVHEGYELIGAWERSKKNIQKDYPQTKSFDSLEDVLQSDAELIIVNTPIYTHYEYAKKALEAGKHVLVEKAFVATSSEAEELDNIAIEKNLKLCVYQNRRWDSDFLTTQNILKSGELGEILEAEIRFERYNPNLNPKAWKEKNQPGSGILMDLGAHIIDQALVLFGWPEAVFADIRTLRPNSEVNDFFDILLFYPNNRVRLKATFFAKEQLPGYVLQGRNGSFIKMRGDVQEDDLKLGKMPNRDNWGTEDKTLEAILNIGEHRKKIETLQGNYLGLFDDLYRSIVMDEEVPVPASEAVKSLKIMEAAEKSVLTSSKIKL, via the coding sequence ATGCAATTGGTAAAAACAGCACTGTTAGCTTATGGTGGTTCTGGGAAACTATTTCATGCACCTTTTCTCAATGTTCATGAAGGCTATGAGTTGATTGGCGCTTGGGAACGAAGTAAAAAAAACATTCAAAAAGATTATCCACAAACTAAAAGTTTTGATTCTTTAGAAGACGTTTTACAAAGCGATGCCGAATTAATCATTGTCAATACGCCGATATACACGCATTACGAATACGCCAAAAAAGCTTTAGAAGCTGGCAAACATGTATTGGTAGAAAAAGCATTTGTCGCGACGTCCTCAGAAGCTGAAGAACTAGACAACATCGCAATAGAAAAAAATCTGAAACTATGCGTTTACCAAAACCGCCGTTGGGACAGTGATTTTTTAACGACTCAAAATATTTTAAAATCAGGCGAGCTCGGCGAAATTTTAGAAGCCGAAATACGATTCGAACGTTACAACCCCAACCTCAACCCAAAAGCTTGGAAAGAAAAAAACCAACCAGGTTCGGGAATTTTGATGGATCTTGGCGCCCATATTATCGATCAGGCTTTGGTACTTTTTGGCTGGCCAGAAGCTGTTTTTGCGGACATCAGAACTTTGCGTCCCAATAGCGAAGTCAACGATTTTTTTGACATTCTCCTATTCTACCCTAACAATCGTGTGCGATTGAAGGCTACTTTTTTCGCTAAAGAACAACTCCCTGGCTATGTATTGCAAGGTCGAAATGGCAGTTTCATCAAAATGCGTGGCGATGTCCAAGAAGATGATTTAAAACTGGGAAAAATGCCTAATCGAGACAATTGGGGAACTGAAGATAAAACACTAGAAGCTATCCTAAACATTGGAGAACATCGCAAAAAAATTGAAACATTACAAGGTAATTACCTTGGACTTTTTGACGATTTGTACCGCAGTATTGTGATGGACGAAGAAGTTCCGGTACCTGCAAGCGAGGCTGTTAAAAGCTTAAAAATTATGGAAGCTGCAGAAAAAAGTGTGTTGACAAGTAGCAAAATTAAGCTGTGA
- a CDS encoding Gfo/Idh/MocA family protein, with protein MLKAGLVGAGHLGKIHLKLLNQSEKYHLVGFYDSDTENGKKLEAEFGYKYFDNLDELLSQIDVLDIVTPTLYHFDYAKKAIEKGKHFFIEKPITQTLEQAEEIIRLCKEKGIKAQVGHVERYNPAFIATKDYIKNPMFIEIHRLAEFNPRGTDVSVVLDLMIHDLDILLSLVKSPVKDIHASGVCVVSKTPDITNARIEFENGCVANLTTSRISMKAMRKSRFFQQDAYISVDFLEKKAEVIRMKDAPEEPSPFDMIIENAEGEKNQILFEYPNIQPNNAILDELESLAYAIENDKPIEVSLEDGTEALKVALKIMKLIS; from the coding sequence ATGTTAAAAGCAGGTCTTGTCGGTGCAGGACATTTAGGAAAAATTCATTTAAAACTTCTTAATCAATCCGAAAAATACCATCTTGTTGGTTTCTATGACAGCGATACCGAAAATGGTAAAAAACTAGAAGCTGAATTCGGTTACAAATATTTTGATAATCTGGATGAATTATTATCTCAGATAGATGTTTTGGATATTGTGACCCCAACATTGTATCATTTCGATTATGCTAAAAAAGCCATTGAAAAAGGCAAGCATTTTTTCATCGAAAAGCCAATTACCCAAACGCTAGAACAAGCTGAAGAAATTATCAGGCTTTGCAAAGAAAAAGGCATCAAAGCGCAAGTAGGACATGTCGAGCGTTACAATCCAGCTTTTATTGCGACCAAAGATTACATCAAAAACCCAATGTTTATCGAGATCCATCGTCTTGCGGAGTTCAACCCTCGTGGGACGGATGTTTCTGTGGTTTTGGATTTGATGATTCATGATTTGGATATTTTATTAAGTTTGGTAAAATCACCCGTTAAAGACATCCACGCCAGCGGTGTTTGTGTGGTTTCGAAAACGCCAGACATTACCAATGCCCGAATCGAATTTGAAAACGGCTGTGTTGCCAATTTAACAACGTCGAGAATTTCTATGAAAGCCATGAGAAAATCTCGATTTTTCCAGCAAGACGCCTATATTTCTGTCGATTTTTTAGAAAAGAAAGCCGAAGTTATCCGTATGAAAGATGCGCCCGAAGAGCCATCACCTTTCGATATGATTATTGAAAATGCGGAAGGCGAAAAAAATCAAATTCTTTTCGAATATCCAAATATCCAACCCAACAATGCTATTTTGGACGAGTTGGAAAGTCTTGCCTATGCCATAGAAAATGACAAACCTATCGAGGTTTCTTTAGAAGATGGTACAGAAGCTTTGAAAGTAGCTCTCAAAATCATGAAGTTGATAAGTTAA
- a CDS encoding M23 family metallopeptidase, with protein sequence MVKNLLFLLLPCYFFSQEDLDIKIEKEKNNSDIILYVTNNEYAPVSIEFTFEGKNVNSTLADKSVMVIPAKSDKIKLTHISPIQKKQAYNFNYKTYYVLGDVNNAKSDDYEYWLPYEKNTSQSIYQAYNGSFSHQNAYSLDFSHKIGTKVLASRAGKVVFVKIDSDKSCLTKSCSEFNNKIVVLHNDGTLAEYVHLKKNGSLVAKGDDVERGQVIGYSGNTGWSKGPHLHFSVYNNKINADRIYYKTKFRVKDQKNPIILEDKKIYSRDY encoded by the coding sequence ATGGTGAAAAATCTATTATTCCTTTTGTTACCATGTTATTTTTTTTCTCAAGAGGATCTCGATATCAAAATTGAAAAAGAAAAAAACAATAGTGATATTATACTTTATGTTACCAATAACGAATATGCTCCAGTAAGCATTGAATTTACTTTTGAAGGCAAAAACGTTAACTCAACATTAGCTGATAAAAGTGTTATGGTGATACCTGCAAAATCAGATAAAATCAAATTAACACACATTTCACCTATTCAAAAAAAGCAAGCCTACAATTTTAACTACAAAACCTATTACGTTTTGGGCGATGTTAATAATGCAAAATCGGATGATTACGAATATTGGTTACCTTACGAAAAAAACACCTCCCAAAGTATTTACCAAGCTTACAATGGGAGCTTTTCTCATCAAAATGCATACTCCTTAGATTTCAGTCACAAAATAGGAACGAAAGTTTTGGCTTCTAGAGCTGGTAAAGTTGTATTTGTGAAAATAGATTCCGATAAATCTTGTTTAACCAAAAGCTGCTCAGAATTTAACAACAAAATTGTAGTGCTTCATAATGATGGGACTTTAGCGGAATATGTACATTTAAAAAAGAATGGTTCATTAGTTGCCAAGGGTGATGATGTAGAGCGAGGGCAAGTTATTGGCTATAGTGGAAATACAGGCTGGAGCAAAGGTCCGCATTTGCATTTTTCAGTTTACAATAACAAAATAAATGCGGACAGGATTTATTATAAAACAAAATTTCGGGTGAAAGATCAAAAAAATCCAATTATATTAGAAGATAAAAAAATCTATTCCCGCGACTATTAA
- a CDS encoding 3-hydroxybutyryl-CoA dehydrogenase, which produces MKNIVVIGAGTMGNGIAHTFAQTGFSVSLVDVSQEALDRGIKTITTNLDRIIAKGNLTEEQKAETLGNITTYTALQDAAKTADLIVEAATENQDLKLKIFGQMDEFSPANCILATNTSSISITKIAAATKRPDKVIGMHFMNPVPIMKLVEIIKGYSTSQETYNAVAEMSKTLGKVPVEVNDYPGFVANRILMPMINESIETLYNGVAGVEEIDTVMKLGMAHPMGPLQLADFIGLDVCLAILNVMYDGFKNPKYAPNPLLVNMVMAGKLGVKSGEGFYDYSESKKAEKVSKMFSK; this is translated from the coding sequence ATGAAAAACATCGTAGTAATAGGTGCCGGCACCATGGGAAATGGTATTGCCCATACGTTTGCACAAACAGGTTTTAGTGTAAGTTTGGTTGACGTTTCTCAAGAAGCTTTAGACAGAGGGATCAAAACCATTACCACAAATCTTGATCGTATTATCGCAAAAGGCAACCTTACAGAAGAACAAAAAGCGGAAACTTTAGGAAATATCACAACCTACACCGCTTTGCAAGATGCTGCTAAAACTGCTGATCTTATCGTGGAAGCCGCTACAGAAAACCAAGATTTGAAACTAAAAATCTTCGGTCAAATGGATGAGTTTTCTCCAGCTAATTGTATTTTGGCAACCAATACATCATCTATTTCGATTACGAAAATAGCCGCTGCGACAAAAAGACCAGACAAAGTTATCGGCATGCACTTTATGAATCCAGTTCCTATTATGAAATTGGTAGAAATCATCAAAGGTTACTCGACATCGCAAGAAACTTACAATGCGGTTGCAGAAATGAGCAAAACTTTAGGTAAAGTGCCTGTAGAAGTTAATGATTATCCAGGATTTGTAGCGAACAGAATTTTAATGCCGATGATTAACGAATCTATCGAAACATTGTACAACGGCGTTGCTGGCGTGGAAGAAATCGACACCGTGATGAAGTTGGGCATGGCACACCCAATGGGACCATTACAATTAGCAGACTTCATCGGTCTAGACGTTTGTCTAGCCATTCTTAATGTGATGTATGACGGTTTCAAAAATCCAAAATATGCACCAAATCCATTGTTAGTAAACATGGTAATGGCTGGAAAATTGGGTGTAAAATCTGGTGAAGGTTTCTACGACTATTCAGAATCAAAAAAAGCAGAAAAAGTCTCGAAAATGTTCTCGAAATAA
- a CDS encoding hemolysin family protein: protein MELLILIALIILNGVFAMSEMALVSSRKFKLENLKKKGSPSAKAALQLIDNPTRFLSTVQIGITLIGVLLGIFSGESITKDLKNLILKIDFLAAYANQIAVSASVIIITYFSIVVGELFPKKLGMSFPESITLVVAKPMNLLSKIASPFVWLLSVSNNLLAKIFKIDDHVDHSVSEEEIVSMVKESAQGGEILNIEQDIVERVFELGDRKANALYTPKSDMIIFDTQDSWEDIRNKIKDGKHSAYPVCENNNIDNILGIVIIKDLFLASNASDFKVSNYIKEPLYFNETTKAYQVLHQFKKTKNHYGIVIDEYGSVKGIITLNDLIDELVGDTTHDEEKNPEIKKIATNTWIVDAGMDIYDFLDYFNKEEEEEHINNQYNTVAGYIINNTNNLPQVGDELHIHNLKYYILEKNGQRISKVKVQK from the coding sequence ATGGAACTCCTCATCCTTATTGCATTGATTATTTTGAATGGCGTTTTTGCCATGTCAGAAATGGCATTGGTATCTTCAAGAAAATTCAAGTTGGAAAATCTGAAAAAGAAAGGAAGTCCTTCCGCAAAAGCAGCACTTCAGCTAATCGACAATCCTACCCGATTTTTATCAACCGTACAAATCGGCATTACGCTAATTGGCGTTCTTTTAGGAATCTTCAGTGGTGAGAGTATTACCAAAGATTTAAAAAATTTAATTCTAAAAATAGACTTTCTCGCCGCTTATGCCAACCAAATTGCCGTTTCTGCAAGTGTTATCATCATCACTTATTTTTCGATTGTTGTCGGCGAATTATTTCCTAAAAAACTAGGAATGAGCTTTCCGGAAAGCATTACACTCGTTGTTGCCAAACCTATGAATTTGCTTTCAAAAATTGCTTCTCCTTTTGTTTGGTTATTATCGGTTTCCAATAATTTATTAGCTAAAATTTTTAAAATTGATGACCATGTGGACCATTCGGTTTCGGAGGAAGAAATTGTATCGATGGTGAAAGAAAGTGCCCAAGGTGGCGAAATTCTGAATATTGAACAAGATATCGTAGAACGCGTTTTTGAACTTGGCGACCGAAAAGCAAATGCACTTTATACGCCGAAAAGCGATATGATTATTTTTGACACACAAGATTCTTGGGAAGATATTCGCAACAAAATAAAAGATGGCAAGCACTCCGCCTATCCCGTTTGTGAAAATAATAACATTGATAACATTCTAGGTATTGTAATTATTAAGGATTTGTTTCTAGCATCGAATGCGTCAGATTTTAAAGTTTCAAATTATATTAAAGAACCACTTTATTTTAATGAAACCACAAAAGCTTACCAAGTGCTTCATCAGTTCAAAAAAACTAAAAATCATTATGGCATCGTCATCGACGAATATGGAAGTGTAAAAGGCATCATCACCCTAAATGACCTCATCGACGAGCTGGTTGGCGACACGACCCACGATGAAGAAAAAAATCCTGAAATTAAAAAAATTGCCACCAACACTTGGATCGTAGATGCTGGAATGGACATTTATGATTTTCTGGATTACTTCAACAAAGAGGAGGAGGAAGAGCACATCAACAACCAATACAATACCGTGGCAGGCTATATTATCAACAACACGAATAACCTTCCCCAAGTGGGTGATGAGCTGCATATCCATAATCTTAAATATTATATTCTTGAGAAAAACGGACAACGAATTTCTAAAGTAAAAGTTCAAAAATAG
- a CDS encoding META domain-containing protein, translating to MKHLFLSISAALILASCAASSYSVKKGGNQVALTGSSWILAEEVSTEQPTLVVEADKISGNTGCNNYFSTNVAIDPKAGTFAATNVGSTRKACVNMSVETGFLNMLQQANRYVVSGDTLELYKDNLLLLKFNKK from the coding sequence ATGAAACATTTATTTCTTTCAATATCTGCGGCACTTATCCTAGCATCTTGTGCAGCATCTAGCTATTCTGTGAAAAAAGGCGGAAACCAGGTAGCCCTTACGGGAAGTTCTTGGATTTTGGCAGAAGAAGTTAGTACAGAGCAACCGACTTTAGTGGTAGAGGCTGATAAAATCTCAGGTAATACAGGTTGTAACAATTATTTTTCGACCAATGTTGCGATCGATCCAAAAGCCGGAACTTTTGCCGCTACCAATGTAGGCTCTACCAGAAAAGCTTGTGTTAATATGAGTGTGGAGACAGGCTTTCTTAATATGTTGCAGCAAGCCAACCGTTATGTGGTGAGTGGCGATACATTAGAACTTTACAAAGACAACCTGTTACTTTTGAAATTCAACAAAAAATAA
- a CDS encoding M13 family metallopeptidase translates to MKKLTFSLFLLVGMGAVNTMHAQAQKPAAVNHNQDKGLDISLMDKSVRPQDDFYNYVSGTWMKTAKIPADKPTWGSFNKLAEDTDNNSMTILNSLLKDKFNDGTEGKKIQDLYATYMDMDKRNADGIKPIQANLNKIDAIKTMADLQAYLISVTKDGENTLYGWGVDADLKDSKMNAVYLGDASLGLGRDYYQKVNEKNTETLAEYQKYVASMLDVLGYKNSTVTAKSIVEFEKKIANTYLTNEQVRDATLQYNPKTMAELKALVKNVDLAAYLKSVGVNTDKVIIGEIGYYKNFDKLFNSKDLPLIKDYLKFHMINGSASYLTKALDDKRFAFYGKYLSGQQEQRALNKRGYQLINGVLGEAFGKLYVDKYFPASAKAQMVELIDYLKKSFAVHINDLNWMSSTTKVKALEKLNKFTVKVAYPDKWKDYSKLDITSGAKGGTLYSNLQNVTEWQYQRDLDKIGKAVDKSEWGMTPQMVNAYYNPLNNEIVFPAAILQPPFFNPEADAAVNFGGIGAVIGHEMTHGFDDSGAQFDADGNLVDWWTPEDKANFEKATKALASQFDKYEPVKGTFVNGTFTNGENIADLGGINIAFDALQMYLKDKGNPGSISGYTQNQRFFLSWATVWRTLSSEKYMVNQVKTDPHSPGYFRSFGPLVNTDAFYKAFDVKEGDKHYKKPEERIRIW, encoded by the coding sequence ATGAAAAAACTTACATTTTCACTATTTTTATTGGTTGGTATGGGTGCGGTAAACACAATGCACGCACAGGCTCAAAAACCAGCAGCAGTTAATCATAATCAAGATAAAGGTCTCGACATTAGCCTTATGGATAAGTCTGTCCGCCCACAAGATGACTTCTACAATTATGTGAGTGGAACTTGGATGAAAACTGCAAAAATCCCTGCTGACAAGCCAACTTGGGGAAGTTTTAATAAACTTGCCGAAGATACAGATAACAATTCCATGACGATTCTTAATTCATTGTTGAAAGATAAATTCAATGATGGAACTGAAGGCAAAAAAATCCAAGATTTATATGCTACGTATATGGATATGGATAAGCGTAATGCTGACGGGATAAAACCTATCCAAGCTAACCTTAACAAAATTGACGCTATTAAAACTATGGCAGATCTGCAAGCCTATTTGATTTCTGTGACCAAAGATGGCGAAAATACACTTTACGGCTGGGGCGTAGATGCGGATCTTAAAGATTCTAAAATGAATGCCGTTTATTTAGGTGATGCTTCTTTAGGTTTGGGAAGAGATTATTACCAAAAAGTCAACGAAAAAAATACTGAAACTTTAGCAGAATATCAAAAGTATGTGGCGTCGATGCTAGATGTTTTGGGTTATAAAAACTCTACGGTTACTGCCAAAAGTATTGTTGAATTCGAAAAGAAAATCGCAAATACTTATTTAACAAACGAGCAAGTACGTGACGCGACTTTACAGTATAACCCGAAAACAATGGCTGAGCTGAAAGCTTTGGTAAAAAATGTTGACCTAGCGGCTTATCTTAAAAGCGTAGGCGTTAATACTGATAAAGTGATTATCGGTGAGATAGGCTATTACAAAAATTTTGACAAGCTTTTTAACAGCAAAGATCTACCATTAATTAAAGATTATCTTAAATTCCACATGATTAATGGCAGTGCAAGTTATTTAACTAAAGCTTTGGATGATAAACGTTTTGCATTTTATGGAAAATATCTAAGTGGTCAACAAGAGCAAAGAGCGCTTAATAAAAGAGGTTATCAGTTAATCAATGGTGTTTTAGGAGAAGCTTTTGGTAAATTGTATGTTGATAAATATTTCCCTGCTTCTGCAAAAGCACAGATGGTAGAGCTTATCGATTATCTTAAAAAAAGTTTTGCAGTACACATCAACGATCTTAACTGGATGTCATCTACAACCAAAGTAAAAGCTTTAGAAAAATTAAACAAATTCACAGTTAAAGTGGCTTATCCAGACAAGTGGAAAGATTATTCTAAATTGGATATCACTTCTGGAGCGAAAGGTGGAACATTGTACAGCAATTTGCAAAATGTAACCGAATGGCAATATCAAAGAGATCTTGACAAAATTGGTAAAGCTGTGGACAAGTCGGAGTGGGGGATGACACCTCAAATGGTGAATGCCTATTACAATCCATTGAATAACGAAATCGTTTTCCCAGCGGCAATTCTTCAACCGCCTTTCTTCAATCCAGAAGCTGATGCCGCCGTTAATTTTGGAGGAATTGGCGCTGTTATCGGACACGAGATGACACATGGTTTTGACGACTCAGGTGCGCAGTTCGATGCAGATGGTAATCTTGTCGATTGGTGGACACCAGAAGATAAAGCCAACTTCGAAAAAGCAACAAAAGCTTTAGCAAGTCAGTTTGATAAGTACGAACCTGTTAAAGGAACTTTCGTTAACGGAACATTTACCAATGGTGAAAATATTGCAGATTTAGGTGGTATTAACATCGCTTTTGATGCGCTTCAAATGTATCTTAAAGATAAAGGGAATCCTGGTAGCATCAGTGGTTACACACAAAATCAAAGATTTTTCTTAAGCTGGGCAACCGTTTGGAGAACTTTATCGAGTGAAAAATATATGGTGAATCAAGTGAAAACCGATCCACATTCGCCAGGTTATTTCAGAAGTTTTGGTCCATTGGTTAACACGGATGCATTCTACAAAGCTTTTGATGTTAAAGAAGGAGACAAACATTATAAAAAACCAGAAGAAAGAATCAGAATCTGGTAA
- a CDS encoding superoxide dismutase encodes MKVLKIATVSFLVAAVFMSAQFKQSPLPYAYNALESAVDAQTMEIHYSKHAAGYTANLNKAIAGTPMEKESLFTILSHISKESPAVRNNAGGHYNHELFWTVLTPKKDTKASAKLSKAIIDNFGSMDAFKEKIAKAGADRFGSGWAWLIVTADKKLAITSTANQDNPLMDVAETKGTPIFGIDVWEHAYYLKYQNKRADYLKSLWEVVNWDEISKRYDMAIK; translated from the coding sequence ATGAAAGTTTTGAAAATAGCCACAGTTTCTTTTCTAGTAGCCGCAGTTTTTATGTCTGCACAGTTTAAACAATCACCACTTCCTTATGCTTACAATGCTTTAGAATCGGCTGTAGATGCGCAAACTATGGAAATTCATTACTCCAAACATGCTGCAGGATATACCGCGAATTTGAATAAAGCCATCGCAGGAACACCTATGGAAAAAGAAAGTTTGTTTACAATTCTTTCTCATATTTCTAAAGAATCGCCAGCTGTTCGTAATAACGCTGGTGGACATTATAACCACGAGCTATTTTGGACGGTTTTAACGCCTAAAAAAGACACCAAAGCTTCCGCAAAGCTATCGAAAGCCATTATTGACAACTTTGGAAGTATGGATGCTTTCAAAGAAAAAATAGCCAAAGCAGGCGCGGATAGATTCGGTTCGGGTTGGGCTTGGTTAATTGTAACGGCAGACAAAAAACTAGCGATTACCTCTACAGCCAATCAGGATAATCCGTTGATGGATGTTGCAGAAACAAAAGGAACGCCTATTTTCGGTATCGATGTTTGGGAACATGCTTATTATTTAAAATACCAAAATAAGCGTGCTGATTATTTAAAATCACTTTGGGAAGTTGTTAATTGGGACGAAATCTCAAAACGTTACGACATGGCAATCAAATAA
- a CDS encoding SCO family protein encodes MQDQSTKRMKWWISVGVLVLIAALIFGVKSYMNASLFTVMKVPEFSLKDQNNQTITDKEMLGKVYLVEFFFSKCPTICPVMNSNMRYIEDQINDPNFGIISISIDPENDTPETLKNHARKIGAKSPNWHFLTGDRTYIGEIAKKFDIYVGDQKDKAESLNHSGEIALVDKDGNIRCRFGKDGMPILYYSGLNYEDEAGTKASLVGKYHPDREILIEDIKKLLR; translated from the coding sequence ATGCAAGATCAATCCACAAAAAGAATGAAGTGGTGGATTTCCGTTGGAGTTCTCGTGTTAATTGCAGCTTTAATTTTTGGTGTGAAATCTTATATGAACGCCTCACTTTTTACGGTGATGAAGGTTCCCGAATTTTCTTTAAAAGATCAAAATAACCAAACAATTACCGACAAGGAAATGCTCGGGAAAGTCTATCTCGTGGAGTTTTTCTTTAGTAAATGCCCTACAATTTGTCCTGTGATGAATTCTAATATGCGTTATATCGAAGATCAAATTAACGATCCTAATTTTGGAATCATTTCCATAAGCATAGATCCCGAAAATGATACACCCGAAACTTTGAAAAATCATGCGCGCAAAATAGGTGCTAAATCCCCAAATTGGCATTTTTTGACAGGTGATAGAACTTACATCGGTGAAATTGCCAAGAAGTTTGATATTTATGTTGGTGACCAAAAAGACAAAGCCGAAAGCCTTAATCATAGCGGCGAAATTGCGTTAGTAGATAAAGACGGTAACATCCGTTGTCGTTTTGGAAAAGACGGCATGCCTATTTTGTATTATTCAGGTTTGAATTATGAGGATGAAGCAGGAACCAAAGCCAGTTTGGTGGGGAAATACCATCCCGACCGAGAGATTCTTATTGAAGATATCAAAAAACTACTTCGTTAA
- a CDS encoding DUF4082 domain-containing protein gives MKNLIKIVLPILALTLASIACSKDDSDNDKEFSQENPLTSFLQKSGFDELINNYELGAYGEIGYKFKPKVKGTINAVTLKIPRDRTNIPVTIWDAETRAIIKTVTIPIVKANIEATQNIQPIEILPTKTYIISANNTRSYYERMKADQSDIRYPIEAGNISVLGANYMFSRDILGPTFPENGEELRYLYGDVSFVFQQTNY, from the coding sequence ATGAAAAATTTGATAAAAATAGTTCTTCCTATTCTCGCTCTTACACTTGCATCCATAGCGTGCAGTAAAGATGATAGCGATAATGACAAAGAATTTTCACAAGAAAATCCCTTAACTTCTTTTTTGCAAAAGTCTGGTTTTGATGAATTAATTAATAATTACGAATTAGGTGCATATGGCGAAATAGGATATAAATTCAAACCAAAGGTGAAGGGTACGATAAATGCTGTCACCCTGAAAATTCCAAGAGATAGAACCAATATACCCGTTACCATTTGGGATGCAGAAACGAGAGCTATTATCAAAACAGTGACCATTCCAATTGTAAAAGCCAACATTGAAGCCACTCAAAATATTCAACCAATAGAAATATTACCTACCAAAACGTATATCATCAGTGCTAATAACACGAGAAGTTATTATGAACGGATGAAAGCAGACCAATCTGATATTCGATACCCGATTGAAGCGGGTAACATATCAGTGCTTGGTGCAAACTATATGTTTAGTAGAGATATTCTAGGTCCAACTTTTCCAGAAAATGGTGAGGAGTTGCGTTATCTTTATGGTGACGTTAGTTTTGTATTCCAGCAGACAAATTACTGA
- a CDS encoding lipocalin family protein — protein sequence MKKYIIIGLALSLLSCGENQKTEQSNTENNPSEQIAKTIEETTKEADINGKWQITKVSGGPVKIYPSGKNNPGMDIDFNPIWKGGTYEFTNGICFLTLPNTPKDQIGGYKVKGNTIIFDNTEGEEQQMTFTLDGNMMTLTIDSQVYQKLIAQKSNGQVEMDISSPLVFHLKK from the coding sequence ATGAAGAAATATATCATCATTGGTTTAGCGTTATCGCTATTATCTTGTGGAGAAAACCAAAAAACAGAACAATCTAACACAGAAAATAATCCTTCAGAACAGATCGCCAAAACGATTGAAGAAACAACTAAAGAAGCTGATATCAACGGCAAATGGCAGATTACAAAAGTTTCTGGCGGACCGGTAAAAATCTACCCGTCAGGCAAAAACAATCCGGGAATGGACATTGATTTTAACCCAATATGGAAAGGAGGAACCTATGAATTTACCAACGGTATTTGTTTCCTGACCCTTCCAAACACACCAAAAGACCAAATTGGCGGTTACAAAGTAAAAGGCAATACCATTATCTTTGACAATACCGAGGGCGAAGAACAGCAAATGACATTCACCCTTGACGGCAATATGATGACCCTCACAATAGATTCGCAAGTCTATCAAAAGCTCATCGCGCAGAAAAGCAACGGACAGGTAGAAATGGACATCAGCAGTCCGCTTGTTTTTCATTTGAAAAAGTAA